In Cotesia glomerata isolate CgM1 unplaced genomic scaffold, MPM_Cglom_v2.3 scaffold_180, whole genome shotgun sequence, one DNA window encodes the following:
- the LOC123274008 gene encoding uncharacterized protein LOC123274008 isoform X2 — protein sequence MAEIHGGFRYRVQRRNNNDVFLVCAYRLTRLCTGRAIKSANEFRLIREHNHAPNLRLEEERAFVRQLYDRCESRYADASRTISWRSQQTNMRRRQHNFIQSLPRVLSLTHFKLCLENDARYDNLTHHSHGSMQLRFRTQNDLGTVAVMGDSELINKFDPNSTMYIGTTNTILPAGLDARETLIIVLLNRNHAFGVSWAFMPDRSEVSFNAALDIACSQIAPLMNPTKIYYDYEQRLNDSLRANIPGATLKGTFLAYANVMIRRATLLNVDLADVNNQIIFKKLLAVALLPAASIVTGFLWLRSNIPGELIPIFEDLFVYYQDNLINLLGPENLSFYNDVDSFSDSMKNHIFNLNTLLNNNNSVWNCLRIFVN from the exons ATGGCGGAAATACATGGTGGATTCCGATACAGAGTTCAGCGTCGCAATAATAATGACGT atttttagtcTGCGCTTATCGTCTTACCAGATTATGCACTGGGCGAGCTATTAAAAGTGCCAATGAATTTCGTTTGATTAGAGAGCATAATCACGCACCAAACTTACGTCTTGAAGAAGAGAGAGCCTTCGTGAGACAATTATATGATCGTTGCGAATCTCG gTATGCAGATGCAAGTAGAACAATATCCTGGCGAAGTCAACAAACAAACATGCGACGAAGGCAgcataattttatacaaagcTTACCGAGGGTTCTTTCGTTAACCCATTTTAAATTGTGTCTTGAAAATGATGCCAGATATGACAATTTAACTCATCACTCGCATGGTTCTATGCAATTAAGATTTCGTACTCAGAACGACTTGGGTACTGTTGCAGTTATGGGTGATTCagagttaattaataaatttgatccTAATTCTACAATGTACATCGGTACAACTAATACTATTTTACCTGCGGGATTAGATGCAAGAGAGACTTTAATAATCGTGCTTTTAAACAGGAATCAC GCTTTTGGTGTTTCGTGGGCATTCATGCCAGACAGGTCTGAAGTTAGTTTTAACGCCGCGTTGGACATTGCATGTTCTCAAATCGCTCCTCTAATGAATCCAACTAAAATTTACTATGACTATGAGCAACGATTGAATGACTCATTGAGAGCAAATATTCCCGGTGCAACTTTAAAAGGAACTTTCCTTGCTTATGCTAAC gTAATGATTCGTCGTGCTACACTATTAAATGTAGACCTAGCAGACGtgaataatcaaataatttttaaaaagttgctCGCTGTTGCCTTACTTCCTGCAGCCAGTATAGTAACAGGATTTTTGTGGCTTCGTTCAAACATTCCTGGAGAGCTTATACCGATTTTCGAAGATTTATTTGTCTATTATCAGGACAATCTAATTAATTTGCTGGGCCCGGAAAATTTGTCATTTTATAATGACGTTGATTCTTTCAGTGATTCTatgaaaaatcatatttttaatttaaataccttattaaataacaacaacaGCGTGTGGAATTGCTTAA gaatcTTTGTAAATTAG
- the LOC123274008 gene encoding uncharacterized protein LOC123274008 isoform X1 — protein MAEIHGGFRYRVQRRNNNDVFLVCAYRLTRLCTGRAIKSANEFRLIREHNHAPNLRLEEERAFVRQLYDRCESRLANTRDIYESLRATYADASRTISWRSQQTNMRRRQHNFIQSLPRVLSLTHFKLCLENDARYDNLTHHSHGSMQLRFRTQNDLGTVAVMGDSELINKFDPNSTMYIGTTNTILPAGLDARETLIIVLLNRNHAFGVSWAFMPDRSEVSFNAALDIACSQIAPLMNPTKIYYDYEQRLNDSLRANIPGATLKGTFLAYANVMIRRATLLNVDLADVNNQIIFKKLLAVALLPAASIVTGFLWLRSNIPGELIPIFEDLFVYYQDNLINLLGPENLSFYNDVDSFSDSMKNHIFNLNTLLNNNNSVWNCLRIFVN, from the exons ATGGCGGAAATACATGGTGGATTCCGATACAGAGTTCAGCGTCGCAATAATAATGACGT atttttagtcTGCGCTTATCGTCTTACCAGATTATGCACTGGGCGAGCTATTAAAAGTGCCAATGAATTTCGTTTGATTAGAGAGCATAATCACGCACCAAACTTACGTCTTGAAGAAGAGAGAGCCTTCGTGAGACAATTATATGATCGTTGCGAATCTCGGTTAGCAAATACCCGTGATATATACGAGAGTTTAAGGGCAAc gTATGCAGATGCAAGTAGAACAATATCCTGGCGAAGTCAACAAACAAACATGCGACGAAGGCAgcataattttatacaaagcTTACCGAGGGTTCTTTCGTTAACCCATTTTAAATTGTGTCTTGAAAATGATGCCAGATATGACAATTTAACTCATCACTCGCATGGTTCTATGCAATTAAGATTTCGTACTCAGAACGACTTGGGTACTGTTGCAGTTATGGGTGATTCagagttaattaataaatttgatccTAATTCTACAATGTACATCGGTACAACTAATACTATTTTACCTGCGGGATTAGATGCAAGAGAGACTTTAATAATCGTGCTTTTAAACAGGAATCAC GCTTTTGGTGTTTCGTGGGCATTCATGCCAGACAGGTCTGAAGTTAGTTTTAACGCCGCGTTGGACATTGCATGTTCTCAAATCGCTCCTCTAATGAATCCAACTAAAATTTACTATGACTATGAGCAACGATTGAATGACTCATTGAGAGCAAATATTCCCGGTGCAACTTTAAAAGGAACTTTCCTTGCTTATGCTAAC gTAATGATTCGTCGTGCTACACTATTAAATGTAGACCTAGCAGACGtgaataatcaaataatttttaaaaagttgctCGCTGTTGCCTTACTTCCTGCAGCCAGTATAGTAACAGGATTTTTGTGGCTTCGTTCAAACATTCCTGGAGAGCTTATACCGATTTTCGAAGATTTATTTGTCTATTATCAGGACAATCTAATTAATTTGCTGGGCCCGGAAAATTTGTCATTTTATAATGACGTTGATTCTTTCAGTGATTCTatgaaaaatcatatttttaatttaaataccttattaaataacaacaacaGCGTGTGGAATTGCTTAA gaatcTTTGTAAATTAG
- the LOC123274008 gene encoding uncharacterized protein LOC123274008 isoform X3 produces MAEIHGGFRYRVQRRNNNDVYADASRTISWRSQQTNMRRRQHNFIQSLPRVLSLTHFKLCLENDARYDNLTHHSHGSMQLRFRTQNDLGTVAVMGDSELINKFDPNSTMYIGTTNTILPAGLDARETLIIVLLNRNHAFGVSWAFMPDRSEVSFNAALDIACSQIAPLMNPTKIYYDYEQRLNDSLRANIPGATLKGTFLAYANVMIRRATLLNVDLADVNNQIIFKKLLAVALLPAASIVTGFLWLRSNIPGELIPIFEDLFVYYQDNLINLLGPENLSFYNDVDSFSDSMKNHIFNLNTLLNNNNSVWNCLRIFVN; encoded by the exons ATGGCGGAAATACATGGTGGATTCCGATACAGAGTTCAGCGTCGCAATAATAATGACGT gTATGCAGATGCAAGTAGAACAATATCCTGGCGAAGTCAACAAACAAACATGCGACGAAGGCAgcataattttatacaaagcTTACCGAGGGTTCTTTCGTTAACCCATTTTAAATTGTGTCTTGAAAATGATGCCAGATATGACAATTTAACTCATCACTCGCATGGTTCTATGCAATTAAGATTTCGTACTCAGAACGACTTGGGTACTGTTGCAGTTATGGGTGATTCagagttaattaataaatttgatccTAATTCTACAATGTACATCGGTACAACTAATACTATTTTACCTGCGGGATTAGATGCAAGAGAGACTTTAATAATCGTGCTTTTAAACAGGAATCAC GCTTTTGGTGTTTCGTGGGCATTCATGCCAGACAGGTCTGAAGTTAGTTTTAACGCCGCGTTGGACATTGCATGTTCTCAAATCGCTCCTCTAATGAATCCAACTAAAATTTACTATGACTATGAGCAACGATTGAATGACTCATTGAGAGCAAATATTCCCGGTGCAACTTTAAAAGGAACTTTCCTTGCTTATGCTAAC gTAATGATTCGTCGTGCTACACTATTAAATGTAGACCTAGCAGACGtgaataatcaaataatttttaaaaagttgctCGCTGTTGCCTTACTTCCTGCAGCCAGTATAGTAACAGGATTTTTGTGGCTTCGTTCAAACATTCCTGGAGAGCTTATACCGATTTTCGAAGATTTATTTGTCTATTATCAGGACAATCTAATTAATTTGCTGGGCCCGGAAAATTTGTCATTTTATAATGACGTTGATTCTTTCAGTGATTCTatgaaaaatcatatttttaatttaaataccttattaaataacaacaacaGCGTGTGGAATTGCTTAA gaatcTTTGTAAATTAG
- the LOC123274010 gene encoding uncharacterized protein LOC123274010: MSNICFHYGQKTLARRRIPMISIDGYEYMCSKAFPGGMYVICKYKERKNCKFRGKLINNELIISRNHDHARVSNAEKIYNFERSLYEEVTTHHFKSLRIIYDEISSLHHEAAIHVTWVDIYPKMLRWRRQIKPPIPDSIDQYINLIEMPEWNMYTSHNQTNITVITIEDNDHSKSIIYADLEFLRSLNNVFELYIDATFKVVPRKPAFRQLLTILGLVQDSVSLCETPFIQTFIFKHYKI, from the exons ATGTCAAACATTTGCTTTCACTACGGTCAAAAAACTCTGGCGCGTCGTCGAATCCCTATGATAAGTATCGATGGATATGAATACATGTGCTCCAAAGCATTTCCTGGTGGCAT gTATGTGATATGTAAATacaaagaaagaaaaaactgtaaatttcGAGGTAAACTAATTAACAATGAACTAATTATTTCTCGTAATCATGATCACGCTAGAGTTAGCAATgcagaaaaaatttacaacttCGAAAGATCTTTATATGAAGAGGTAACAACTCATCATTTCAAATCTTTAAGAATTATCTACGATGAAATTAGTTCGCt TCATCATGAAGCAGCTATTCATGTCACATGGGTTGATATTTATCCAAAAATGTTGAGGTGGCGCCGACAAATAAAACCCCCGATACCGGATTCAATTGATCAGTATATAAACCTAATTGAGATGCCCGAATGGAACATGTACACGAGTCACAATCAAACCAATATCACAGTCATAACTATTGAAGATAATGATCATTCTAAATCTATTATTTATGCTGATTTAGAATTTCTACGATCTTTAAATAATGTTTTCGAATTGTATATCGATGCGACTTTTAAAGTGGTTCCTAGAAAACCTGCATTTCGCCAGTTGCTGACAATTTTAGGATTGGTTCAGGATTCAGTAAGCTTATGCGAAACCCCTTTCAtacaaacttttatttttaaacactataaaatttga
- the LOC123274011 gene encoding uncharacterized protein LOC123274011, producing the protein KESPEVDYSSVTAVGNPYCHRSKYNSDNIDNSQELQVVEISDVYSSNHIENSVDKKNYSNLWLHDELDDHKNITYLWFHNEYNKEIEDNEAWFDAEDILDEPFHEPASNDLHDEKQSHRNTTEESYNQTLCKCTSITRGEALLMTLLLGAQQSLTWTTITSILSLINTLFGENVVPETKYQLFKTLQLKDEMISYHMFCTNCLFYICTEKNSNSGDLKCAACGIENNKSNISFFLTLDMETQLKTILQDSEIQKCSKRPF; encoded by the exons AAAGAGAGCCCAGAAGTGGACTACTCTTCAGTCACAGCCGTAGGAAATCCTTACTGTCACAGATCGAAGTATAATTCGGACAATATTGATAATAGCCAAGAATTGCAAGTTGTTGAAATTAGTGATGTATATTCGAGCAATCATATCGAAAATAGCGTggacaagaaaaattattcgaaCTTGTGGCTCCACGATGAATTAGATGACCATAAAAACATAACATACTTATGGTTTCacaatgagtataataaagaaattgaGGATAATGAAGCTTGGTTTGAC GCTGAAGACATCTTGGATGAACCTTTTCATGAGCCTGCTTCAAATGACCTGCATGATGAG aaacAAAGTCATCGGAATACTACTGAAGAAAGTTACAATCAAACGCTATGTAAATGTACTTCAATTACGAGAGGTGAAGCATTACTAATGACATTACTGTTGGGAGCTCAGCAATCATTAACGTGGACAACTATAACATCAATATTGTCTCTAATTAACACTTTGTTCGGTGAAAATGTAGTTCCAGAAACAAAAtatcaactttttaaaacaTTACAACTTAAAGATGAAATGATTTCCTATCATATGTTTTGTACTAAttgtttgttttatatttgtacTGAAAAGAATTCAAACTCTGGAGACCTGAAGTGTGCGGCTTGTGGGATTGagaataataaatcaaatatttcattttttttaacgttgGACATGGAAACACAACTCAAAACAATTTTACAAGATagtgaaatacaaaaatgcTCAAAACGACCGTTTTGA